A single region of the Plantactinospora soyae genome encodes:
- the rplD gene encoding 50S ribosomal protein L4 yields the protein MTTVDVLNVEGAKSGSVELPAAIFDVQSNIALMHQVVVAQLAAARQGTHKVKTRGEVAGGGKKPYKQKGTGRARQGSIRAPQFAGGGVVHGPVPRDYSQRTPKKMKAAALRGALSDRARNGQVHVVESFVSGDKPSTKAAITALGKATSAKRVLVVLSGTDELNWLSLRNEPRVHLLEAGQLNTYDVLVADDVVFTKEALDEFLGVRGGAQDEESEK from the coding sequence GTGACCACCGTTGACGTGCTGAACGTCGAGGGTGCCAAGAGCGGCTCCGTCGAACTGCCCGCCGCCATCTTCGACGTACAGTCGAACATCGCGCTGATGCACCAGGTCGTGGTCGCTCAGCTCGCCGCCGCGCGGCAGGGTACGCACAAGGTGAAGACCCGCGGCGAGGTCGCCGGTGGCGGCAAGAAGCCGTACAAGCAGAAGGGCACCGGTCGGGCCCGCCAGGGTTCGATCCGCGCGCCGCAGTTCGCCGGTGGTGGCGTCGTGCACGGGCCGGTCCCGCGCGACTACAGCCAGCGGACCCCGAAGAAGATGAAGGCCGCCGCGCTGCGCGGTGCCCTGTCGGACCGGGCCCGCAACGGCCAGGTGCACGTGGTGGAGAGCTTCGTCAGCGGCGACAAGCCGTCGACCAAGGCGGCCATCACCGCGCTGGGCAAGGCGACCTCGGCCAAGCGGGTTCTGGTGGTGCTGAGCGGCACCGACGAGCTGAACTGGCTGTCGCTGCGCAACGAGCCCCGGGTGCACCTGCTGGAGGCTGGCCAGCTCAACACGTACGACGTGCTGGTGGCCGACGATGTGGTCTTCACCAAGGAGGCCCTGGACGAGTTCCTGGGTGTCCGCGGTGGGGCGCAGGACGAGGAGAGCGAGAAGTGA
- the rplC gene encoding 50S ribosomal protein L3 — protein MDREVKGILGAKLGMTQIWDNNRVVPVTVVQAGPCVVTQVRTGDKDGYSAVQLAYGVVDPRKVKKPISGHYAKANVAPRRHIVELRTADAGDYELGQEVNVETFAAGSTIDVTGRTKGKGFAGVMKRHGFHGLRASHGVERKHRSPGSIGACATPGRVFKGVKMAGRMGGVRFTVQNLTVQAVDVDNNLLLVRGAIPGPKGALVLVRSAAKADAKKGGAAK, from the coding sequence ATGGACAGGGAAGTTAAGGGCATCCTGGGCGCCAAGCTCGGCATGACCCAGATCTGGGACAACAACCGTGTTGTCCCGGTGACGGTGGTGCAGGCCGGGCCGTGTGTCGTGACCCAGGTCCGCACGGGTGACAAGGACGGCTACTCCGCGGTCCAGTTGGCCTACGGCGTGGTCGACCCCCGGAAGGTCAAGAAGCCGATCAGCGGCCACTACGCCAAGGCGAACGTCGCGCCGCGCCGGCACATCGTCGAGCTGCGCACCGCCGACGCCGGCGACTACGAGCTGGGCCAGGAGGTCAACGTCGAGACGTTCGCCGCCGGCAGCACGATCGACGTGACCGGCCGGACCAAGGGCAAGGGCTTCGCCGGTGTCATGAAGCGGCACGGCTTCCACGGTCTGCGGGCGAGCCACGGCGTCGAGCGCAAGCACCGTTCGCCCGGTTCCATCGGCGCCTGCGCGACCCCGGGTCGCGTCTTCAAGGGCGTCAAGATGGCCGGCCGGATGGGTGGCGTGCGCTTCACCGTGCAGAACCTGACCGTCCAGGCGGTGGACGTGGACAACAACCTGCTGCTCGTCCGGGGTGCCATCCCCGGCCCCAAGGGCGCGCTGGTGCTGGTCCGGTCGGCTGCCAAGGCCGATGCGAAGAAGGGTGGTGCTGCCAAGTGA
- the rpsJ gene encoding 30S ribosomal protein S10 yields MAGQKIRIRLKAYDHEVVDSSARKIVETVTRTGAQVAGPVPLPTEINRFCVIRSPHKYKDSREHFEMRTHKRLIDIIDPTPKTVDSLMRLDLPAGVDIEIKL; encoded by the coding sequence ATGGCGGGACAGAAGATCCGCATTCGGCTCAAGGCATACGACCACGAGGTGGTCGACTCCTCGGCGCGCAAGATTGTTGAGACGGTGACGCGTACCGGGGCTCAGGTCGCGGGCCCGGTGCCGCTGCCCACGGAGATCAATCGCTTCTGCGTGATCCGTTCGCCCCACAAGTACAAGGACTCGCGTGAGCACTTCGAGATGCGCACGCACAAGCGTCTGATCGACATCATCGACCCGACCCCCAAGACGGTCGACTCGCTCATGCGCCTCGACCTGCCGGCTGGCGTCGACATCGAGATCAAGCTGTAG
- the tuf gene encoding elongation factor Tu — MAKAKFERTKPHVNIGTIGHIDHGKTTLTAAITKVLHDKMPDLNPYTPFDEIDKAPEEKARGITISIAHVEYQTEARHYAHVDCPGHADYIKNMITGAAQMDGAILVVAATDGPMPQTREHVLLARQVGVPYIVVALNKSDMVDDEELLELVELEVRELLSAQEYPGDDLPVVRVSALKALEGDPEWTDKLMDLMSAVDTAIPQPERETDRPFLMPVEDVFTITGRGTVVTGRVERGVLLPNEDVELVGIKEKGFKTKVTAIEMFRKTLDDARAGENVGLLLRGTKRDEVERGMVVVKPGTNTPHTEFEATVYILSKEEGGRHTPFFQNYRPQFYFRTTDVTGVVTLPEGTEMVMPGDNTSMTVKLIQPIAMEDNLKFAIREGGRTVGAGFVSKILK, encoded by the coding sequence GTGGCGAAGGCGAAGTTCGAGCGGACTAAGCCGCACGTCAACATCGGCACCATTGGTCACATCGACCACGGTAAGACGACGCTGACGGCGGCCATCACTAAGGTCCTGCACGACAAGATGCCGGACCTGAACCCGTACACGCCGTTCGACGAGATCGACAAGGCGCCGGAGGAGAAGGCCCGCGGCATCACGATCTCGATCGCACACGTCGAGTACCAGACCGAGGCGCGGCACTACGCACACGTGGACTGCCCCGGTCACGCCGACTACATCAAGAACATGATCACCGGTGCCGCGCAGATGGACGGCGCGATCCTGGTGGTCGCGGCGACCGACGGCCCGATGCCGCAGACCCGCGAGCACGTGCTGCTGGCTCGTCAGGTCGGCGTTCCCTACATCGTCGTGGCGCTCAACAAGAGCGACATGGTCGATGACGAGGAGCTGCTCGAGCTGGTCGAGCTCGAGGTCCGCGAGCTGCTGTCGGCGCAGGAGTACCCCGGCGACGACCTGCCGGTCGTACGGGTCTCGGCGCTCAAGGCGCTCGAGGGCGACCCGGAGTGGACCGACAAGCTCATGGACCTGATGAGCGCTGTCGACACCGCGATCCCGCAGCCGGAGCGCGAGACCGACAGGCCGTTCCTGATGCCGGTCGAGGATGTCTTCACGATCACCGGTCGTGGCACGGTCGTCACCGGTCGGGTGGAGCGCGGTGTGCTCCTGCCGAACGAGGACGTCGAGCTGGTCGGCATCAAGGAGAAGGGCTTCAAGACCAAGGTCACCGCGATCGAGATGTTCCGCAAGACCCTGGACGACGCTCGCGCAGGCGAGAACGTCGGCCTGCTGCTGCGTGGTACCAAGCGCGACGAGGTCGAGCGCGGCATGGTCGTGGTGAAGCCGGGTACGAACACCCCGCACACCGAGTTCGAGGCGACCGTCTACATCCTCTCCAAGGAGGAGGGTGGCCGGCACACCCCGTTCTTCCAGAACTACCGTCCGCAGTTCTACTTCCGGACCACGGACGTCACCGGCGTTGTCACGCTGCCTGAGGGCACCGAGATGGTCATGCCGGGCGACAACACCTCGATGACCGTGAAGCTCATCCAGCCGATCGCGATGGAGGACAACCTCAAGTTCGCGATCCGTGAGGGTGGCCGTACGGTCGGCGCGGGTTTCGTTAGCAAGATCCTCAAGTAA